One genomic region from Spirosoma sp. KCTC 42546 encodes:
- a CDS encoding GbsR/MarR family transcriptional regulator encodes MEFNEAKDKFIHTWGTLATQWGINRSMAQLHALLLIAPQPLATEDVMEQLQISRGNASMNLRDLMDWGLIYKQLKPGERREFFIAEKDIWKVARQVAKERRRREITPVVEVLNELKTISTDTPEAKEFQRVMEGLSSVVSFADSTLNAVIKAEENWLIGQFINVFR; translated from the coding sequence ATGGAATTCAACGAAGCCAAGGATAAATTTATTCATACCTGGGGTACACTAGCCACCCAATGGGGTATCAATCGGTCGATGGCGCAACTGCATGCGCTGCTGCTAATTGCCCCTCAACCGTTGGCTACAGAAGATGTGATGGAACAGCTGCAGATTTCGCGTGGCAACGCCAGCATGAACCTGCGCGACCTGATGGATTGGGGCCTGATTTATAAACAATTGAAACCAGGTGAGCGCCGGGAGTTTTTCATAGCCGAGAAAGACATCTGGAAAGTGGCCCGGCAAGTAGCCAAAGAACGTCGTCGCCGGGAAATTACGCCGGTTGTTGAGGTATTAAACGAACTGAAAACTATTTCAACCGACACGCCTGAGGCAAAGGAGTTTCAACGAGTGATGGAAGGGTTAAGTAGTGTAGTGAGCTTTGCCGATAGCACACTTAACGCCGTGATCAAAGCCGAAGAAAATTGGCTGATAGGTCAATTTATAAACGTATTCCGGTGA
- a CDS encoding kelch repeat-containing protein yields the protein MKVNYIVLSLSVVLIFLLQQCTQRTITLSPLLGNWTLKAELEGPARAAAVSFTIGNMAYLGTGLDVSNNALNDFWKYDPSRNTWTQIASLPGKGRTEAVAFAVDSKGYVGTGVDAQSNFFRDFYEYNPTANTWMRVADFGGSARRLAVAFTLYDAGFVGLGFDGSEKADLWRFNPSTNSWTQRKDFGDGTRVSAATFVINNLAYVGAGSSLNKTHNDLWVYDSDQDSWAQRRSIPDEVSNSSYSVGFAVNGIGYLITGTIGAGLNQVLAYRPEIDSWVQKGSFEGAARIKAVGFAVGSKGYISTGSTGTTRFDDLWAFDPGF from the coding sequence ATGAAAGTCAATTATATAGTCCTAAGCTTAAGCGTGGTTTTAATCTTCCTGCTCCAGCAGTGTACACAGCGTACAATAACGTTATCCCCCCTGTTGGGCAACTGGACGTTGAAGGCTGAATTGGAAGGGCCAGCCCGGGCTGCAGCCGTTTCCTTTACGATCGGGAATATGGCCTACCTTGGCACTGGGCTGGATGTTTCCAATAACGCGCTCAATGATTTTTGGAAATATGATCCTTCCCGAAATACCTGGACGCAGATAGCCAGTTTACCCGGAAAAGGACGTACTGAAGCTGTTGCTTTCGCTGTCGATTCAAAAGGCTATGTTGGGACTGGGGTAGATGCACAGAGTAATTTCTTCCGCGACTTCTACGAATACAACCCAACCGCAAATACCTGGATGCGTGTAGCTGATTTTGGGGGTAGTGCCCGGCGTTTGGCGGTTGCTTTTACTCTATATGATGCGGGGTTTGTTGGGCTAGGTTTCGATGGAAGTGAAAAAGCAGACCTCTGGAGATTTAATCCCTCTACGAATAGCTGGACACAGCGCAAGGATTTCGGAGATGGCACACGCGTTAGTGCGGCTACGTTTGTCATAAATAATCTCGCTTATGTTGGAGCGGGAAGCTCACTAAATAAGACCCATAACGATCTGTGGGTATATGATTCCGATCAAGATAGCTGGGCGCAACGTCGAAGTATTCCGGATGAAGTCTCTAATAGTTCATATAGTGTTGGTTTTGCCGTTAATGGTATTGGCTATCTGATAACCGGCACAATAGGTGCGGGCCTAAACCAGGTTTTAGCTTATAGACCAGAAATAGATTCATGGGTTCAAAAAGGATCTTTTGAAGGTGCAGCCCGGATAAAAGCGGTTGGTTTTGCGGTCGGATCGAAAGGCTATATAAGTACGGGTTCGACTGGTACTACACGGTTCGATGATTTGTGGGCGTTTGATCCGGGCTTCTGA
- a CDS encoding peptidoglycan DD-metalloendopeptidase family protein: MLLPFDYKKDPYLILDFSASNPDLETLDLTDTALFSAYVYGKLRAAGARVGMGGYNEHRVIYRRSKHFNTSDETSPYNGPREIHLGIDFWAEAGTPVFALLAGRVHSFQDNAHFGDYGPTIILEHTGNAAGKSFGQTAFQPRYSLYGHLTRQSLDGLQEGMEFNAGQKIGEIGPYPENGDWPPHLHFQLMTDMLGLKGDFPGVCSLADREKFLRICPNPNDLLGIAGLG, from the coding sequence ATGCTTCTCCCCTTCGACTATAAAAAAGACCCTTACCTGATTCTTGACTTCTCAGCTTCCAACCCTGATCTCGAAACACTCGACCTGACGGATACGGCCCTTTTCAGTGCATATGTATACGGTAAACTTCGGGCAGCCGGTGCCAGGGTGGGTATGGGTGGCTACAACGAACACCGGGTTATTTACCGGCGGAGTAAGCATTTTAATACATCTGACGAAACCTCCCCGTACAACGGTCCGCGTGAAATTCACCTTGGTATCGACTTCTGGGCCGAAGCCGGAACGCCCGTTTTCGCCCTTCTGGCAGGTCGTGTGCATAGTTTTCAGGACAACGCTCACTTCGGCGACTACGGCCCCACAATTATTCTGGAACATACGGGCAACGCGGCTGGAAAGTCGTTTGGTCAAACGGCTTTCCAGCCGCGTTACTCGCTGTATGGGCATCTGACCCGCCAATCGCTGGATGGGTTGCAGGAAGGAATGGAATTTAATGCCGGTCAGAAAATTGGCGAAATTGGGCCCTATCCCGAAAACGGCGACTGGCCTCCTCACCTCCATTTTCAACTCATGACTGATATGCTCGGACTAAAAGGGGATTTTCCGGGTGTATGCTCCCTAGCGGATCGTGAAAAATTTCTCCGTATTTGCCCCAACCCAAATGATTTATTAGGCATTGCTGGACTAGGTTAA
- a CDS encoding alpha/beta fold hydrolase, translating to MKSVLFLLCLSTVFAVRAQSTRDPLFISFDGTKIHYDIIGEGKPVVLLHGFISTSESWKRAPVRQSLADAGFKVITLDLRGNGLSDKPHAADAYDNNAELKDVMALVQYLGITSYDVVGYSRGAILAAKLLTMDKLVRRAVMGGISVDFSDPNWIRRKNFHEALTKPGSHPELQPAVDNAKKAGADTLVLARLQEFQPVTSRADLGKIKIPVLVVNGDQDKDNGDPQTLVDAIPGSRLVIVPGNHGGAMRTPEFSKAVVEFLTKP from the coding sequence ATGAAATCAGTTCTGTTTCTGCTCTGTCTGTCGACGGTTTTTGCTGTTCGCGCTCAATCCACTCGTGACCCGTTGTTTATATCGTTCGATGGGACGAAAATTCATTATGATATTATAGGAGAAGGCAAGCCGGTTGTGTTACTCCATGGCTTTATCTCGACCAGTGAAAGCTGGAAACGGGCACCTGTACGACAGTCGCTTGCCGATGCTGGATTCAAAGTCATAACCCTTGATTTACGCGGCAACGGCCTATCAGATAAGCCGCATGCTGCTGATGCCTACGATAATAATGCCGAGCTGAAAGATGTGATGGCCTTAGTGCAATACCTTGGCATAACCAGTTATGATGTGGTGGGTTATTCGCGGGGAGCCATTCTGGCAGCTAAACTACTGACCATGGACAAACTGGTGCGTCGGGCCGTGATGGGCGGCATTAGTGTCGATTTTTCGGATCCCAACTGGATTCGGCGCAAAAATTTCCACGAAGCCCTAACAAAACCCGGCAGCCATCCTGAGTTGCAACCAGCTGTAGATAATGCTAAAAAGGCTGGAGCCGATACGCTTGTGCTGGCCCGTCTACAGGAGTTTCAGCCTGTGACGAGTCGTGCCGATTTAGGGAAGATTAAGATTCCGGTGCTTGTTGTCAACGGGGATCAGGATAAGGACAATGGTGATCCGCAGACACTGGTAGATGCTATTCCGGGGTCCAGGCTGGTTATTGTACCGGGCAATCATGGTGGTGCCATGCGTACGCCTGAGTTTTCGAAAGCCGTCGTGGAGTTTTTGACGAAACCGTAG